Proteins encoded in a region of the Planctomycetaceae bacterium genome:
- a CDS encoding alpha/beta hydrolase has protein sequence MTAISAGETFAEERSPDDTIILWPSQPKITLEVFLPKSNRNGTGVIVCPGGGYCGLCKTYEGYDVADWLNSIGITAFVLNYHIDPEPNTVLYPWPIKDGRKAISFVHANAAKYNLKQNQIGILGFSAGGHLASSIGTHWQKPDADDIVNDASCRPDFMILLYPVISFQKQYTHKGSRDNLIGRDANDAQVNEFSNEMQVNANTPPTFIIHAADDDVVPVENTLMFFTALKNAGVQNCEMHIFSKGGHGFGMGFREGRHCDWSPNCTQWLKNLKLVE, from the coding sequence ATGACAGCTATTTCAGCCGGCGAAACATTCGCCGAAGAACGCAGCCCTGACGATACGATAATTTTATGGCCTTCACAGCCGAAAATTACACTGGAAGTTTTCCTTCCGAAATCGAACCGCAACGGCACAGGTGTTATCGTCTGTCCCGGCGGCGGATATTGCGGTCTCTGTAAAACCTACGAAGGCTATGATGTCGCCGACTGGCTGAACTCCATCGGCATCACGGCGTTTGTCCTGAATTATCATATTGACCCGGAACCGAACACTGTTTTGTATCCCTGGCCGATAAAGGATGGCAGAAAAGCGATAAGTTTCGTTCACGCAAATGCAGCCAAATATAATCTGAAGCAAAATCAAATCGGCATTCTTGGTTTTTCCGCCGGCGGACATCTTGCTTCGTCTATTGGCACACACTGGCAGAAACCTGATGCTGATGATATTGTTAATGATGCTTCGTGCAGGCCGGACTTTATGATTCTGCTCTATCCGGTCATTTCTTTCCAGAAGCAATACACACATAAAGGCTCAAGAGATAATCTGATTGGACGCGATGCAAACGATGCGCAAGTCAATGAGTTTTCGAATGAGATGCAGGTCAACGCAAACACACCGCCGACGTTTATCATCCACGCCGCTGACGATGATGTTGTACCGGTCGAAAATACGCTTATGTTTTTTACTGCGTTGAAAAACGCCGGCGTGCAAAATTGTGAAATGCACATATTCAGCAAAGGCGGTCACGGCTTTGGAATGGGTTTCCGTGAGGGCCGGCATTGCGATTGGAGCCCAAACTGCACTCAATGGCTGAAAAATCTAAAACTTGTAGAATAA
- a CDS encoding sigma-54 dependent transcriptional regulator, with protein sequence MGDASNTSAVQVLRQQFVVGTSPAFSSILETISAVASRQCSMIISGETGAGKEMVARRIHNCSDRKDKVFVPVDCTTLTGQLFESQLFGHVRGAFTGAVSDTLGFFRAADSGTIFLDEISEIPLDLQAKLLRVLQESRVTPVGSVKSHPIDIRILCATNRDLKQMVNDNKFRADLYYRLNVVTVYVPPLRERPEDILNLAEHFLSRQSELYDEPYKILSDEVKKLLVNYSWPGNVRELANVMERAYVLTNTETIKPASLPTEILVAVPMAKGQGRLPTLDEAQKNVIMQALTASGGRKMAAAKILGLERRKLNRLLERYNISTSSSED encoded by the coding sequence ATGGGTGATGCGTCAAACACATCAGCGGTGCAGGTATTGCGCCAGCAGTTTGTTGTCGGCACGTCTCCTGCTTTTAGCTCTATTCTCGAAACAATCAGCGCTGTAGCATCAAGACAATGTTCGATGATTATCAGCGGCGAGACAGGAGCAGGCAAGGAAATGGTCGCGCGGAGAATCCACAACTGCAGCGACCGCAAAGATAAAGTCTTTGTACCCGTCGATTGTACGACGCTGACAGGCCAGCTTTTTGAAAGCCAGTTATTCGGCCATGTCCGCGGCGCGTTTACCGGCGCAGTCAGCGATACGCTCGGTTTCTTCAGAGCAGCCGACAGCGGAACAATTTTCCTCGATGAAATCAGTGAAATCCCCCTCGACCTGCAGGCAAAACTTCTGCGCGTTCTTCAGGAATCCAGAGTTACACCTGTCGGCTCGGTGAAATCACATCCGATAGATATCCGCATTCTGTGCGCGACGAACCGCGATTTGAAACAAATGGTCAACGATAATAAATTCCGTGCGGATTTGTATTATCGTTTGAATGTCGTTACGGTTTACGTTCCGCCTCTGCGTGAAAGGCCGGAAGATATTTTAAATCTTGCGGAGCATTTCCTTTCGCGTCAGTCGGAATTATATGATGAGCCTTATAAAATTTTGAGCGATGAGGTGAAGAAGCTTCTGGTCAATTATTCCTGGCCCGGCAACGTGCGTGAACTTGCCAACGTTATGGAAAGGGCGTATGTTCTGACAAATACAGAGACAATAAAGCCCGCCTCGCTGCCGACGGAAATTCTCGTTGCTGTCCCGATGGCAAAAGGCCAGGGACGTCTGCCGACACTCGATGAGGCGCAAAAGAATGTAATTATGCAGGCACTGACAGCCTCCGGCGGAAGAAAAATGGCCGCTGCTAAAATCCTCGGCCTTGAAAGACGAAAATTAAATCGTCTGCTCGAAAGATATAATATTTCTACATCATCCTCTGAAGACTAA
- a CDS encoding SoxR reducing system RseC family protein yields the protein MDQQQCQSCGMKDHCQEVYKKLGKSDAPNVLTKVILAFLVPLILFIFSIVVGERLLIEKLKNAKAVNIIAFALAIAIVLLYVFTLKLLKFRRRQN from the coding sequence ATGGACCAGCAGCAATGTCAGAGCTGCGGAATGAAAGATCATTGCCAGGAAGTTTATAAAAAGCTTGGCAAATCTGATGCCCCGAATGTTCTGACTAAAGTAATCTTGGCCTTTCTCGTGCCGCTGATTCTTTTCATTTTTTCTATCGTTGTCGGTGAAAGACTTTTAATAGAAAAACTGAAAAACGCAAAGGCGGTAAATATAATCGCGTTCGCTTTGGCGATAGCGATTGTTTTATTGTATGTATTTACTTTGAAACTTTTGAAATTTCGGAGAAGACAAAATTAA
- the rsxC gene encoding electron transport complex subunit RsxC codes for MTFKGGVHPADSKKLSSHCAIKPVPVPKQLSIMLSQHIGAICTPLVNKKDAVTAGQLIANADAFVSAPLHSPVNGIVKDIALCSHPVLGRAQAIIIESSAENQPKQPYPARFDSTFDIAPFSAEQIFNAVRNAGIVGMGGAGFPTSVKIKANPQAPIKDIIINACECEPYITCDYRMMIEWTYQILAGAALIGKTLNCGNIYIGIECNKPDAIEIFEKAIKAAPFAVGMKIAPLHTKYPQGGERQLIKAVLNKNVPTGGVPPMIGVLVSNVATAAAIAEAVAMNSPLTHRAVTVSGHGIKNPGNFYAPIGMAVGELIELAGGLKDNAVKVILGGPMMGFAVADLSTPLTKTSGAVTVFTENDIVKRKETACIRCGRCIAGCPININPTKIAHAVKNNMLDIAQQYYLSACIECGCCTYICPADIELTGYIKTGKILVARQKKLMPK; via the coding sequence TTGACGTTCAAGGGCGGAGTTCATCCGGCAGACAGCAAAAAATTAAGTTCACACTGCGCAATAAAACCAGTTCCTGTGCCTAAACAGCTTTCAATAATGCTTAGTCAGCACATCGGCGCTATTTGCACACCATTGGTGAACAAGAAAGACGCTGTAACCGCAGGCCAGCTCATCGCAAACGCTGATGCGTTCGTGTCCGCACCGCTTCACTCGCCTGTCAACGGCATCGTTAAGGATATCGCACTTTGCTCTCATCCGGTACTCGGCAGAGCGCAGGCGATTATAATAGAATCCAGCGCAGAAAATCAGCCCAAACAGCCTTACCCGGCAAGGTTCGATTCGACTTTCGACATCGCTCCATTTTCAGCGGAACAGATTTTCAACGCTGTGCGAAACGCCGGCATCGTCGGAATGGGCGGCGCGGGTTTTCCGACAAGCGTTAAAATCAAGGCGAATCCTCAAGCACCAATCAAAGATATAATAATCAACGCCTGTGAATGCGAACCGTATATTACGTGCGATTATCGAATGATGATCGAATGGACGTACCAGATTCTGGCCGGCGCTGCATTAATCGGAAAGACGCTGAACTGCGGCAACATATATATAGGTATAGAATGCAACAAGCCGGACGCGATTGAAATATTTGAAAAAGCAATTAAAGCTGCTCCGTTCGCGGTAGGTATGAAAATCGCTCCCCTGCACACAAAATATCCGCAGGGCGGCGAAAGACAACTCATCAAAGCTGTTTTAAATAAAAATGTTCCGACAGGCGGAGTTCCGCCGATGATTGGCGTGCTTGTAAGTAACGTCGCGACCGCCGCGGCAATCGCTGAAGCTGTTGCGATGAACAGTCCTCTTACGCATCGTGCAGTTACCGTCAGCGGACACGGAATTAAAAACCCGGGCAATTTTTACGCACCTATCGGTATGGCTGTCGGCGAACTTATCGAACTTGCCGGCGGATTAAAAGACAACGCGGTTAAAGTGATTCTCGGCGGACCGATGATGGGCTTTGCTGTCGCGGATTTATCAACGCCGCTGACTAAAACTTCCGGCGCTGTTACAGTCTTTACAGAAAATGACATCGTCAAACGAAAAGAAACGGCCTGTATCAGGTGCGGAAGATGTATCGCAGGCTGTCCGATAAATATAAATCCGACGAAAATCGCGCACGCGGTTAAAAACAATATGCTCGACATCGCACAGCAGTATTATTTGTCGGCCTGCATCGAATGCGGCTGCTGCACTTACATCTGCCCGGCTGATATCGAACTGACAGGTTATATAAAAACCGGAAAAATTCTCGTCGCAAGACAGAAAAAACTTATGCCGAAATGA
- a CDS encoding RnfABCDGE type electron transport complex subunit D, with the protein MAQILTVSPSPHINKHHSTQSIMLDVVIGLVPAAIASFVFFRMKAVVVLASCIISCMVFEVICNCIRKKQNTLGDLSAVVTGIILAFSLPPTIPFWACIIGSGFAIVIGKMVFGGLGANIFNPAMAGRCFLTACFGGMMVSWTVPATLDNNMPKVGASSVAPAAITQATPLGLIKEALKNKSAPQDEKIAAIRGIFKNMLIGSTAGCLGETSTIALLIGGIYLIIRKTIDWIIPVAVLGSAFICAFIACELDPHHYVAPWLHLASGGLLICAFFIATDPVTAPLTKKGMWIFGAGVGALTMLIRLVGEYPEGIMFAVLLMNSVSPLIDRFTKLTPAGGKPNV; encoded by the coding sequence ATGGCACAAATTTTAACAGTTTCACCTTCACCGCATATAAACAAGCATCACTCGACGCAGAGCATAATGCTTGATGTTGTTATTGGTCTTGTACCGGCGGCAATTGCTTCGTTTGTGTTTTTCAGAATGAAAGCCGTGGTCGTGCTGGCAAGCTGCATCATCTCGTGTATGGTTTTCGAGGTGATATGCAACTGCATCCGCAAAAAACAGAACACGCTTGGTGATTTGAGCGCAGTAGTTACGGGCATTATTCTGGCGTTCTCACTTCCGCCGACAATTCCGTTCTGGGCGTGTATTATTGGTTCAGGCTTTGCAATCGTGATCGGTAAAATGGTTTTCGGCGGACTTGGCGCAAACATTTTCAATCCCGCGATGGCAGGCAGATGTTTCCTGACGGCCTGTTTCGGCGGAATGATGGTTTCATGGACGGTGCCTGCGACATTAGACAATAATATGCCGAAAGTCGGAGCATCTTCAGTTGCACCGGCTGCTATCACACAGGCAACACCTTTGGGATTAATTAAAGAAGCATTGAAAAATAAATCCGCACCGCAGGATGAAAAAATCGCGGCAATCAGAGGCATTTTCAAAAATATGTTAATCGGCTCAACGGCAGGCTGTCTTGGCGAAACAAGCACGATAGCGCTGCTGATTGGCGGAATTTATTTAATTATCAGAAAAACAATCGACTGGATTATACCTGTTGCGGTTCTCGGCTCGGCATTTATTTGCGCGTTTATCGCCTGCGAGCTTGACCCGCATCATTATGTCGCACCGTGGCTGCATTTGGCAAGCGGCGGTTTACTGATTTGTGCGTTCTTCATCGCGACAGACCCTGTTACCGCACCGCTGACGAAAAAAGGAATGTGGATTTTCGGTGCAGGCGTCGGCGCTTTGACAATGTTAATCAGACTCGTCGGCGAATATCCGGAAGGTATTATGTTCGCTGTTTTATTGATGAACTCTGTGAGCCCGCTTATCGACCGTTTCACAAAACTTACGCCGGCAGGAGGTAAACCAAATGTTTAA
- a CDS encoding FMN-binding protein, whose protein sequence is MFKAITEYFEKSWLLIFSAFIFGLLLALTNSAWSGKIEQNKAGKLSGLMSTLITDANKFEVVMPAVKIELSKGKFATTDIYKAVAGDKTVGFCFKAEGTGFADKIELVIAVDAAFEKILGFNVLASSETPGFGDKIAKSFYNDQYKGAPAEMLNLVKKGDDKIIDNEIVAISGATVSSTAVVTIFNHYIEPVKQQLKQKGIIK, encoded by the coding sequence ATGTTTAAGGCTATCACTGAATATTTCGAGAAAAGCTGGCTGCTGATTTTTTCGGCATTTATTTTCGGGCTGCTGCTTGCGCTGACGAACTCGGCGTGGTCCGGCAAAATAGAGCAAAACAAAGCCGGCAAACTTAGCGGACTTATGAGTACCCTTATAACAGACGCGAACAAATTTGAAGTCGTAATGCCGGCAGTTAAAATCGAATTGAGTAAAGGCAAATTCGCTACGACAGATATATACAAAGCTGTCGCGGGCGATAAGACCGTCGGTTTCTGTTTCAAAGCAGAGGGAACCGGCTTCGCGGACAAAATTGAACTGGTAATCGCGGTTGACGCGGCTTTTGAAAAAATCCTCGGCTTCAACGTCTTGGCCAGCAGTGAAACGCCGGGCTTCGGCGATAAAATCGCGAAAAGCTTTTACAACGACCAATACAAAGGCGCACCGGCTGAAATGTTAAATCTCGTCAAAAAAGGCGACGACAAAATTATTGATAATGAAATCGTCGCAATTAGCGGCGCAACTGTCAGCAGTACGGCGGTAGTAACTATTTTCAATCATTATATTGAACCTGTAAAACAACAGCTCAAGCAAAAAGGAATAATTAAATAA
- the rsxE gene encoding electron transport complex subunit RsxE produces the protein MAANSMTAKQAVVGGLWTEVPVLRLVLGMCPTLAVTASVKPALTMGLSVLFVLFCSNIVVSLMRNLLKPHLRILMFTLTIATFVTIADLFLKAFMPEMSEVLGPYVGLIIVNCIIIARAEACASKNGIFISAVDAISMGVGFTIVLCLLASVRELISAGTIFGVQIMWKSFVPWVAMSLPVGAFITLGLMLGLVNLLTGKKS, from the coding sequence ATGGCAGCAAATTCAATGACAGCTAAACAGGCCGTTGTCGGCGGATTGTGGACGGAAGTTCCGGTTCTGCGTCTGGTGCTCGGTATGTGTCCGACGCTGGCGGTAACAGCATCAGTTAAACCGGCCTTGACAATGGGATTGAGCGTTTTGTTCGTGCTCTTTTGCAGTAATATCGTTGTCAGTCTTATGCGGAATCTTCTCAAACCGCATCTGCGGATTTTGATGTTCACATTGACCATCGCGACATTTGTTACTATCGCGGATTTATTTTTGAAGGCGTTTATGCCGGAGATGAGTGAAGTGCTCGGCCCGTATGTCGGCCTGATTATCGTAAACTGCATTATCATCGCCCGCGCAGAAGCGTGTGCAAGCAAAAACGGAATATTCATAAGCGCTGTTGACGCGATAAGTATGGGCGTTGGCTTTACGATTGTTCTGTGTCTGCTGGCTTCTGTCAGAGAGCTGATTTCGGCAGGAACGATTTTCGGCGTTCAGATTATGTGGAAAAGTTTTGTTCCCTGGGTCGCGATGTCGCTGCCGGTCGGTGCGTTTATCACACTCGGTCTGATGCTGGGTCTTGTTAATTTATTAACCGGTAAAAAATCCTAA
- a CDS encoding RnfABCDGE type electron transport complex subunit A, giving the protein MDKISVLVLAFTSIVIVNNLVLTKFLGICPYLGVSGRIDMAFGMGMAVTFVITLAGCLTWLIDHLILVPYGLEITRYVCYILVIAGAVQLVEMYLRKFFPPLYESFGIFLPLITTNCAILGLCLFLNVWNVDNFPLAAVLSFGAGIGFTLAICIMAGIREQLNFSDVPAALRGAPITLITAGIMTMAFMGFAGMIK; this is encoded by the coding sequence ATGGATAAAATTTCTGTTTTAGTACTGGCTTTCACATCGATAGTGATAGTCAACAACCTGGTACTCACCAAATTTCTTGGTATCTGTCCATACCTCGGCGTTTCGGGCAGAATCGATATGGCGTTCGGAATGGGAATGGCTGTTACGTTCGTGATTACGCTGGCCGGCTGTCTGACGTGGCTCATCGACCATTTGATATTAGTGCCGTACGGACTGGAAATTACACGTTATGTTTGCTACATATTGGTTATCGCCGGCGCGGTGCAGCTTGTCGAAATGTATTTGCGAAAATTTTTCCCGCCGCTGTATGAAAGCTTCGGAATATTTCTGCCGCTGATTACAACCAACTGCGCGATATTGGGTTTGTGTTTATTCCTTAACGTGTGGAATGTTGATAACTTTCCGCTGGCGGCTGTTTTGAGTTTCGGAGCGGGCATCGGCTTCACTCTGGCAATCTGTATTATGGCGGGTATTCGTGAACAGCTTAACTTTTCAGATGTGCCGGCGGCTTTGCGAGGCGCTCCGATTACTTTGATAACGGCAGGTATTATGACGATGGCATTTATGGGTTTTGCAGGAATGATTAAATAG
- a CDS encoding RnfABCDGE type electron transport complex subunit B — translation MMILADIITLWNNSWPAGLTMFALAVAFSIILLVADKKLKVAVDPKIESIYQALPRIDCGTCGYAGCSSYAKAVAADPTLLGKCSPGGAGASQKIAEILNLKISSGGALKRPVIHCHSTKDNKTYFGNYAGIQSCTSANAIANVQACKFGCLGFGDCKAACKFNAIQMVNGLSTIDYNKCTGCGACVKACPRGIIEMVPFTQNKIMTVACRSQETGKDTKAFCKVGCIGCKLCTKQTDAFTVNNNLAKLDYARYEPSEQFKTAMEKCPTGVIVYRGKE, via the coding sequence ATGATGATTTTAGCTGATATAATTACACTTTGGAATAACTCCTGGCCGGCAGGCTTGACAATGTTTGCACTGGCCGTGGCTTTTTCTATTATACTTTTAGTAGCGGACAAAAAACTTAAGGTCGCGGTTGACCCGAAAATCGAAAGCATTTACCAGGCTCTTCCGCGTATCGACTGCGGCACATGCGGTTACGCAGGCTGCTCTTCGTACGCAAAGGCAGTTGCCGCCGACCCGACACTACTCGGCAAATGTTCGCCCGGCGGAGCGGGGGCATCTCAAAAAATAGCTGAAATCCTTAATCTGAAAATCAGCTCCGGCGGCGCACTGAAAAGACCGGTCATTCACTGCCATTCTACAAAAGACAATAAAACCTATTTCGGCAACTACGCCGGCATTCAGTCCTGCACTTCAGCCAACGCAATCGCCAATGTTCAGGCCTGCAAATTCGGCTGTCTCGGTTTTGGCGACTGCAAGGCAGCGTGTAAATTTAACGCTATCCAAATGGTAAACGGTCTCTCGACAATCGATTACAACAAATGCACCGGCTGCGGAGCCTGCGTGAAAGCCTGTCCGAGAGGAATTATTGAAATGGTTCCGTTCACACAGAATAAAATTATGACCGTCGCGTGCAGAAGTCAGGAAACAGGAAAAGACACAAAAGCATTCTGCAAAGTCGGCTGCATCGGCTGTAAATTATGCACAAAACAAACAGACGCCTTTACAGTAAATAACAATCTCGCAAAATTAGATTACGCCAGATATGAACCAAGTGAACAATTCAAAACAGCAATGGAAAAATGCCCGACAGGCGTAATTGTTTATCGCGGCAAAGAATAA
- a CDS encoding tetratricopeptide repeat protein: protein MKTIFNVLMITMICVVLGGCNSKQKVAAGEKINDKKLASTSDKQKQQLERKLDRKYTDAKSHYELGKIYHREGQWDKAEWEYSKALAFNPANFEAQASIVKLSADKGEKQRSDVLAEQYINQASVSAKNSLLLGRAFQDRGMDEYALQSYTQAHRLAPNSVVINKQLGYFYLLKGDNANAEIYLRRSFELDPYQPDVASQLGKLGVQVEIPKKAKGIKKLDKKKQISGQGQID, encoded by the coding sequence ATGAAAACGATTTTCAATGTCTTAATGATAACGATGATTTGCGTTGTTTTGGGTGGATGTAACAGCAAACAAAAGGTAGCGGCCGGCGAAAAAATTAATGATAAAAAGTTGGCCAGTACGTCCGACAAGCAAAAGCAGCAGTTGGAACGGAAACTCGACAGAAAATATACTGACGCCAAATCGCATTATGAACTTGGCAAAATTTATCACCGTGAAGGCCAATGGGACAAGGCTGAATGGGAATACAGTAAGGCTCTAGCGTTTAATCCTGCTAACTTTGAAGCGCAGGCTTCTATTGTAAAGTTGAGCGCAGACAAAGGTGAAAAGCAGAGAAGCGATGTGCTTGCCGAGCAATATATTAATCAGGCCAGCGTCAGCGCGAAAAATTCATTGCTGCTGGGACGCGCGTTTCAGGACAGGGGCATGGACGAATATGCTTTGCAGTCTTATACACAGGCGCATCGGCTCGCACCGAATTCAGTTGTGATTAATAAACAGCTTGGCTATTTCTACCTGCTTAAAGGCGATAACGCCAACGCCGAAATTTATCTGCGAAGGTCGTTTGAGCTTGACCCGTATCAGCCTGATGTTGCATCCCAGTTGGGCAAACTTGGCGTTCAGGTTGAGATTCCAAAGAAAGCAAAAGGTATAAAGAAGCTCGACAAGAAAAAACAAATCAGCGGTCAGGGCCAGATTGACTAA
- the gyrB gene encoding DNA topoisomerase (ATP-hydrolyzing) subunit B — protein sequence METNKPETKAHSYDASSIKILAGLEAVRKRPEMYIGSRQQGGLHHLVYEVLDNSIDEAMAGRCDSIIVRIHVDGSCSVEDNGGGIPVDMHKEAGKSALEVVLTTLHAGGKFDHDAYKVSGGLHGVGVSVVNALSEWLEAEVFKDGKHYQFGCERGNAKGPVKEIGTSSKQGTLVRFLPDEQIFGDIHFDYETLQKRIREVAYLNGGVKITFMDDRNGKKDVFHFVDGLKEFVKHLNEGKEAVHPDVIYFQREDAESKMVCEIAMQYNTSYVENTLAFANNIRNIDGGTHLSGFRTALTRTMNAYARKANFLKNGQAPTGEDIREGLTAVISVKLPDPHFEAQTKVRLSNPEVDTFVETTVNEQLGNYLEENPGNAKRVLTKTIQAAAAREAARKARELTRRKGALSSGGLPGKLWDCSSREIENTELFIVEGDSAGGSAKGGRDRNIQAILPLRGKILNVEKARIDKMLAHEEIRTLISAYGTGIGTDDFNFEKRRYGKIVLMTDADVDGAHIRTLLLTFFFRQMPMLFEKEVIYIAQPPLYQVSVKGKKNDEYILNEQDMRRRMINRGTDGTELIISAKSGIKKFNGEPLKELIKTLSDLERNIFVLERRGITFKSFIETQYTDGKLPEYHIRFEGQSEFFFKQADYEKRRAELDKLVEGEQVENVERWSAEEMHEVTRANEINAKLKDKFGLDFQDFLLKAERKVSGESVPTKFKLVNGPEEHEVASLDQVTAAVRQIGGKGIEIKRFKGLGEMNAEQLWETTMDPSQRTLLKVTIDDAGEADRLFSILMGDDVEKRRAYIQDHALEVQNLDV from the coding sequence GTGGAAACAAACAAACCAGAAACAAAAGCGCACAGTTACGACGCAAGCAGTATTAAAATTCTTGCCGGCCTTGAAGCGGTAAGAAAAAGACCGGAGATGTATATCGGCAGTCGACAGCAGGGCGGATTACATCATCTTGTTTATGAAGTTTTGGATAACTCTATCGACGAAGCGATGGCAGGGCGATGCGATTCTATTATCGTTCGCATTCACGTTGACGGGAGCTGTTCGGTTGAAGATAACGGCGGCGGTATTCCCGTCGATATGCACAAAGAAGCGGGTAAAAGTGCGCTGGAAGTTGTTTTAACAACACTTCACGCGGGCGGCAAATTCGACCACGACGCTTATAAAGTTTCCGGCGGTCTGCACGGTGTCGGCGTCAGCGTTGTGAACGCGTTGAGCGAATGGCTCGAAGCGGAAGTTTTCAAGGATGGAAAACATTATCAATTCGGCTGCGAACGCGGCAACGCCAAAGGGCCGGTTAAAGAAATAGGCACCTCCAGCAAACAGGGAACGCTTGTGAGATTTCTGCCGGATGAGCAGATTTTCGGCGATATACATTTCGATTACGAAACGCTGCAGAAACGCATTCGTGAAGTAGCGTATCTCAACGGCGGCGTAAAAATTACTTTTATGGACGACCGCAATGGGAAAAAAGACGTTTTTCATTTTGTGGATGGTTTGAAAGAATTTGTCAAACATTTAAATGAAGGCAAAGAAGCCGTTCACCCGGACGTTATATATTTTCAAAGAGAAGACGCTGAAAGTAAAATGGTTTGCGAAATAGCGATGCAGTACAACACAAGTTATGTTGAAAACACGCTGGCGTTCGCGAACAATATCAGAAATATCGACGGCGGTACGCACTTGAGCGGATTCAGAACCGCGCTTACCAGAACGATGAACGCTTACGCGCGAAAGGCTAATTTTCTCAAAAACGGCCAGGCTCCAACCGGCGAGGATATTCGCGAAGGTTTGACTGCGGTTATCTCGGTGAAATTGCCTGATCCGCATTTCGAGGCGCAGACGAAAGTGCGCTTGAGTAATCCGGAAGTGGATACATTTGTCGAAACGACGGTTAATGAGCAGCTCGGCAATTATCTTGAAGAAAATCCCGGCAATGCGAAAAGAGTTTTAACAAAAACGATTCAGGCGGCAGCGGCGCGCGAGGCTGCAAGAAAGGCTCGTGAGCTGACTCGTCGAAAAGGTGCATTGAGCAGCGGCGGTTTACCGGGCAAACTTTGGGATTGTTCGAGCCGAGAAATTGAAAATACAGAACTGTTCATCGTAGAAGGTGATTCGGCAGGCGGTTCTGCAAAAGGCGGCAGAGACAGAAACATTCAGGCGATTCTTCCGCTGCGAGGCAAAATTCTTAATGTTGAAAAAGCCAGAATTGATAAAATGCTGGCACACGAAGAAATACGAACGCTCATCAGCGCTTACGGAACAGGAATTGGCACAGATGATTTTAATTTTGAAAAAAGACGCTACGGCAAAATCGTACTGATGACTGATGCGGACGTTGACGGCGCTCATATCAGAACACTGCTTTTGACATTTTTCTTTCGTCAGATGCCGATGCTTTTCGAGAAAGAAGTTATATACATTGCGCAGCCGCCGCTTTATCAGGTTTCCGTGAAAGGCAAAAAGAACGACGAATATATTCTCAACGAGCAGGATATGCGAAGGAGAATGATAAACCGCGGTACCGACGGCACGGAACTAATTATCAGCGCAAAGTCGGGGATTAAAAAATTCAACGGCGAGCCTCTGAAAGAACTTATAAAAACGTTGAGCGACCTTGAACGCAACATTTTTGTTCTCGAAAGACGCGGAATCACATTTAAATCGTTTATTGAAACACAATATACTGACGGTAAACTGCCGGAGTATCATATCCGTTTTGAAGGGCAGTCGGAATTTTTCTTCAAACAGGCGGATTATGAAAAACGCCGGGCAGAACTTGACAAATTAGTGGAAGGTGAACAGGTCGAAAACGTCGAAAGATGGTCTGCCGAAGAAATGCACGAAGTTACACGTGCGAATGAAATAAACGCCAAATTAAAAGACAAATTTGGACTTGATTTTCAGGATTTCCTGCTCAAAGCCGAGCGGAAAGTCTCCGGCGAGTCGGTTCCAACCAAATTTAAACTTGTTAACGGCCCGGAAGAGCACGAAGTCGCTTCGCTCGACCAAGTTACTGCCGCAGTTCGCCAAATCGGCGGCAAGGGAATCGAAATTAAACGGTTCAAAGGTCTGGGCGAAATGAATGCCGAACAGTTGTGGGAAACCACAATGGATCCGAGCCAAAGAACTCTGCTGAAGGTTACAATCGATGATGCCGGCGAAGCAGACAGGCTATTTAGTATCCTGATGGGCGACGATGTTGAAAAAAGGCGTGCGTATATTCAGGATCATGCACTTGAAGTGCAAAACCTTGATGTATAG